A single Argentina anserina chromosome 7, drPotAnse1.1, whole genome shotgun sequence DNA region contains:
- the LOC126803408 gene encoding receptor-like protein 7, producing the protein MGLSSRQCFSNIPNIGLLSKVLVLLLFHVLGVGSLYSRQQQPSTCHGEERAALLQFKQSFIIDPSTSVDDASYPKVSSWKATEGDQNSNCCSWDGVECDEDTGHVTGLDLSSSCLYGSINASSSLFRLVHLRRLNLAYNNFNYSRIPTTIRNLSNLRYLNLSSSAFSGQVPSEILQLSELSLLDLSGNLDTLSGDGLMKLEVPNLANLVQNLTSLKKLHLSYINISSPIPDSLANLLSLSSLHLGNCQLYGEFPVRVFKLQYLTFLSVAYNQELSGYLPNFNRSSPLTSLSVPFTKFSGPLPSSIGELYALNHLSLASCSFSGPIPASLANLTQLDYLSLANNNFVAGPLSWIGKQTRLTFLKIGRMNLNGHIPSSLGNLTKLTVLLLPDNQLGGSIPSLFGNLTRLVALDLSGNSLHGPIPQSLFSLMDLDWLSLSENYLHGKFDICKVQSSITVLQLGASNLELSHCKIMNTTLTELGLADFNIKEFPDFLRHQHNLKWLDLSHNDLHGQIPNWMWNTSTQSLKFLDLKSNSLSGFGQPNVVLPWAELEVLFVTSNLLDGSPPIPPPNIIDYSLVDNKLTGKLSPSMCNLSSLQYLGLSSNKLSGSIPPCLGNFSDVLKVLDLGYNSFHGILPQTYSNTSNLQVLDVGYNQLHGEVPRSLANCVMLQSLVLRVNKFRDVFPFWLGFLPELKLMSMHDNEFYGEIEITKKNLHFPELRILDLSYNKFIGEFPSKYIFSGNGMRGIVLRQPSYMAASSNLDIVPGAPSFAYDFKVTISNKGVERYYSEIQEDLGVVDISSNNFQGEIPEFIGNLKGLRFFNISNNNFNGNIPLGLENLTLLEALDLSQNQLSGEIPQQLAQLTSLSILNVSYNNLTGSIPQGPQFHTFENSSFMGNPGLCGEPLTKGCGNSDAPVQLPPSSNSEEIVSGSAFEFDWKFVLAGIASGLVVGVVLADLAITRKRELFLDIVGMMIRQMKRIRRQMKY; encoded by the coding sequence ATGGGATTGTCATCCCGCCAGTGCTTTTCCAATATCCCCAATATTGGTCTGCTTTCAAAAGTTTTAGTTCTATTGTTGTTTCATGTTCTTGGGGTTGGCTCCTTATACTCTAGGCAGCAGCAGCCATCTACTTGCCATGGTGAGGAGCGCGCAGCCTTGCTGCAGTTTAAGCAAAGCTTCATTATTGATCCATCTACTTCGGTTGACGATGCTTCTTATCCAAAGGTCTCATCATGGAAGGCAACTGAAGGAGATCAAAATAGCAACTGCTGCTCATGGGACGGGGTTGAGTGTGATGAGGACACAGGTCATGTGACTGGGCTTGATCTTAGTAGCAGCTGTCTCTATGGCTCCATCAACGCCAGCAGCAGCCTCTTTCGTCTTGTTCATCTCCGGAGGCTGAACCTTGCTTACAACAATTTCAATTACTCTCGAATTCCTACAACAATTAGGAATCTTTCCAATCTCAGGTACCTCAACCTTTCCTCCTCTGCGTTTTCTGGCCAAGTCCcatctgaaattttacagtTGTCCGAATTATCATTGCTTGACCTGTCTGGCAATCTTGATACACTTTCTGGTGACGGACTGATGAAGCTTGAAGTACCCAATCTGGCAAATCTAGTTCAAAACTTAACTAGTCTTAAAAAGCTTCATCTCAGCTACATAAACATATCTTCCCCAATTCCGGATTCATTGGCGAATTTGTTATCTTTGTCATCCCTTCATCTAGGGAATTGTCAATTGTATGGCGAATTCCCTGTAAGAGTCTTCAAGTTACAATACTTGACATTCCTTTCCGTGGCATATAACCAAGAGCTTTCTGGTTATTTGCCCAACTTCAACAGAAGTAGTCCTCTCACGTCCCTGTCAGTCCCATTCACTAAGTTTTCCGGACCTCTTCCTTCATCGATCGGAGAGCTCTATGCATTGAACCACTTGAGTTTGGCATCTTGCAGTTTCTCAGGTCCAATTCCTGCTTCACTGGCAAACCTCACCCAACTCGATTATTTGTCACTTGCaaataataattttgttgCCGGTCCTTTGTCTTGGATTGGTAAGCAGACGAGACTTACCTTTCTTAAAATTGGAAGGATGAATCTTAACGGTCACATCCCGTCTTCTCTTGGTAACCTCACAAAGCTTACCGTACTGTTGCTTCCTGATAATCAACTAGGTGGTTCAATCCCTTCTTTGTTTGGTAACCTTACCAGACTAGTTGCTTTGGATTTGAGTGGTAATAGTTTGCACGGTCCAATTCCTCAATCGTTGTTTAGTCTTATGGACCTCGACTGGCTTTCTCTAAGTGAAAATTACCTTCACGGTAAATTTGACATTTGTAAGGTACAAAGTTCTATCACAGTTCTCCAATTAGGTGCGAGCAATCTAGAATTGTCTCACTGTAAAATTATGAATACAACTCTGACAGAGCTCGGGTTGGCCGACTTCAACATAAAAGAGTTTCCCGATTTCCTACGACATCAACATAACTTGAAGTGGTTGGACCTCTCTCATAATGATTTGCATGGTCAAATACCAAACTGGATGTGGAATACAAGCACACAAAGTTTAAAGTTCCTGGACCTTAAATCCAATTCCCTTTCGGGGTTTGGCCAACCGAATGTTGTCCTTCCTTGGGCTGAACTAGAAGTTTTATTTGTTACATCTAATTTGCTAGATGGATCACCACCCATACCTCCTCCGAACATCATCGATTATTCACTCGTGGACAACAAACTTACCGGGAAACTATCACCATCGATGTGCAATCTAAGTTCCCTTCAATACCTTGGTCTGTCAAGCAACAAACTGAGTGGCTCCATTCCGCCATGTCTTGGTAACTTCAGTGATGTTTTAAAAGTTTTAGATCTTGGGTACAACTCTTTCCATGGGATTCTTCCTCAAACATACAGCAACACAAGTAACCTGCAGGTGCTTGATGTCGGTTATAACCAATTGCATGGGGAAGTACCGAGGTCACTGGCAAATTGTGTGATGCTTCAGTCTCTTGTTCTTAGGGTGAATAAATTCAGAGATGTTTTCCCTTTTTGGTTGGGCTTTCTTCCAGagcttaaactcatgtcaatGCACGACAATGAGTTCTACGGtgaaattgaaattacaaaaaaaaatcttcattTTCCAGAGCTGAGAATTCTTGACCTTTCGTACAATAAGTTCATTGGTGAGTTTCCCTCTAAATATATCTTCTCTGGCAATGGCATGAGAGGTATAGTTCTGAGACAACCCTCATATATGGCAGCAAGCTCTAATCTCGATATCGTCCCTGGTGCACCTTCGTTTGCTTATGATTTCAAAGTCACCATCTCCAACAAAGGTGTCGAGAGATACTACTCGGAGATTCAAGAAGATCTTGGGGTGGTTGATATCTCAAGTAATAATTTTCAAGGGGAAATTCCAGAATTCATTGGAAACTTGAAAGGGCTTCGCTTTTTCAACATTTCCAATAATAACTTCAACGGCAACATCCCATTAGGCTTGGAAAATTTGACGTTGCTTGAAGCTTTGGACCTTTCACAAAACCAGCTCTCAGGAGAGATTCCTCAGCAACTAGCGCAGCTTACATCTCTGTCGATTCTTAATGTCTCTTACAACAATCTCACTGGTTCTATACCACAAGGTCCCCAGTTTCATACATTTGAGAACTCTTCATTCATGGGAAACCCAGGATTGTGCGGAGAACCTTTGACAAAGGGATGTGGGAACTCTGATGCGCCGGTTCAGCTACCACCCTCAAGTAACAGTGAAGAAATTGTTTCAGGCTctgcttttgaatttgactgGAAATTTGTGTTGGCTGGAATTGCGAGTGGGTTGGTAGTTGGAGTGGTACTTGCAGACTTGGCGATCACTAGGAAGCGTGAGTTGTTTCTTGACATAGTTGGGATGATGATCAGACAAATGAAAAGGATCAGAAGGCAGATGAAGTACTAA
- the LOC126803575 gene encoding ubiquitin-conjugating enzyme E2 20-like, whose product LLSNTVNQDNILGATGTALANTPQASAKTTDSQLVLKRLQSELMALMMCRDSGISAFPERDNIFCWKGTINGSKDTVFEGTQFNLSLSFPNDYPFQPPKVKFETFCFHPNVEVVKGDWQVKKKKKKKKKIDKCR is encoded by the exons ctcctctccaacaccgTCAACCAAGACAACATCCTAGGCGCCACCGGCACCGCTCTGGCCAATACACCTCAGGCGTCGGCCAAAACCACCGACTCCCAATTGGTTCTCAAGAG GCTTCAATCGGAGTTGATGGCGCTCATG ATGTGTAGAGATTCGGGGATCTCTGCGTTTCCTGAAAGAGACAACATATTCTGCTGGAAGGGGACAATCAATGGAAGCAAGGATACGGTTTTCGAAGGGACTCAGTTCAATTTGTCGCTTTCGTTTCCGAATGATTATCCATTTCAGCCTCCCAAGGTCAAGTTTGAGACCTTCTGCTTTCATCCCAATGTTGAAGTTGTCAAGGGAGATTGGcaagtgaagaagaagaagaagaagaaaaagaagattgACAAGTGCAGATAG
- the LOC126803576 gene encoding probable transcription factor At5g28040, whose amino-acid sequence MDFQSLDRCNVFKGEGDQGFLDYTTQRGNKGGSHQNDTALFYDQIKSKLQLEFNKNQLVEKLRRLKKKYRNVLNKIAAGKEVSFKSPHDQATFEISRKIWSNNGCIAAADNPLDDEDPNPDQDRRRRIPEIHAEITQPTFFLTSCPAFVFPSPHTPGASPF is encoded by the exons atggaTTTCCAATCTCTAGATAGATGCAATGTTTTCAAAGGCGAAGGCGATCAG GGGTTTCTGGACTACACGACGCAGAGAGGAAACAAGGGAGGCTCGCACCAAAACGACACCGCTTTGTTCTACGATCAGATCAAGTCGAAGCTCCAGCTGGAATTCAACAAGAACCAGCTCGTGGAGAAGCTCCGGCGCCTGAAGAAGAAGTACCGGAATGTCCTCAACAAAATCGCCGCCGGAAAAGAGGTCAGCTTCAAGAGCCCTCACGATCAGGCCACGTTTGAGATCTCGAGGAAGATATGGAGCAACAACGGCTGTATCGCCGCAGCCGACAACCCGCTGGACGACGAAGACCCCAACCCTGATCAAGACCGAAGACGCCGGATTCCAGAAATCCACGCCGAGATCACGCAACCCACCTTCTTCCTCACATCATGCCCCGCCTTCGTTTTTCCGTCGCCTCACACTCCCGGAGCGTCGCCTTTCTAG
- the LOC126801937 gene encoding serine/threonine-protein kinase D6PKL1: MERGPESKACPVKFPMVGEVSFTRTTSTRAGGHLSNSRNGLGREDVASVRGQLPNGRLAFVREEIASNLQSILFKDGKSDLRESQDSDSPMPLRIRKGKASFPEEESFMPEVVAFKEDGDSFDEGGPSSFSGASHPPEPVDMDLMKTVYIPVSQNHTEPVCLMKSISIKGPFLEDLSLHVPPKKPVPTAHSPAESLLEEPNDVDALSPQFVVHRASQNTDNSLLPPDSEERECVWDASLPPSGNVSPLSSIDSTCVVTAMSIANSCANTYRSDTVTSDGMLSVGRTFECTKGSIKGESLESAKTSVSRASDSSGLSDDSNWSNITGSANKPHKGNDPRWKAILAIRARDGILGMSHFKLLKRLGCGDIGSVYLSELSGTRCYFAMKVMDKASLASRKKLTRAQTEREILQLLDHPFLPTLYTHFETDRFSCLVMEYCPGGDLHTLRQRQPGKHFSEYASRFYAAEVLLALEYLHMLGVVYRDLKPENVLVRDDGHIMLSDFDLSLRCSVSPTLIRTFDSDPSKRAAGGAFCVQPACIEPSSACIQPACFIPRLFPKKSKKTGKPKADPGFMSNTLPELMAEPTQARSMSFVGTHEYLAPEIIKGEGHGSAVDWWTFGIFLHELLYGKTPFKGSGNRATLFNVVGQQLKFPEAPSTSYAGRDLIRGLLVKEPQHRLGVKRGATEIKQHPFFEGVNWALIRCSTPPEVPRPMEPELPGKFGAVDPISVGSNSKRIVGADVKSGGKYLDFEFF; the protein is encoded by the exons ATGGAGAGGGGTCCAGAGTCGAAAGCATGTCCTGTAAAGTTTCCCATGGTAGGTGAGGTCTCATTCACTCGTACAACTTCAACAAGAGCAGGAGGTCACTTGTCAAATTCGCGCAACGGTTTGGGAAGAGAAGATGTCGCATCAGTTAGGGGTCAGTTACCCAACGGGCGGTTGGCTTTTGTGAGGGAAGAAATTGCATCAAATTTGCAGTCTATTTTGTTTAAAGATGGAAAATCTGATTTGCGAGAATCTCAAGATTCAGACTCACCTATGCCTTTAAGGATACGGAAAGGAAAGGCCTCTTTCCCAGAAGAGGAATCATTTATGCCTGAGGTTGTTGCATTCAAGGAAGATGGAGATTCATTTGATGAAGGCGGTCCTAGTTCTTTCTCCGGGGCTAGTCACCCTCCAGAACCTGTTGATATGGATTTAATGAAAACAGTTTACATACCAGTTAGTCAGAATCACACTGAACCCGTGTGTTTGATGAAGAGCATATCCATAAAAGGCCCTTTCCTTGAAGATCTTTCACTCCATGTTCCTCCAAAGAAACCAGTCCCAACTGCTCATTCTCCTGCAGAAAGCCTTCTAGAAGAACCCAATGATGTAGATGCATTGTCTCCACAATTTGTGGTTCATCGGGCATCACAAAATACAGATAATTCACTCCTTCCTCCAGATTCTGAAGAGAGGGAGTGCGTTTGGGATGCTTCTTTGCCTCCTAGTGGCAATGTCAGTCCGTTAAGTAGTATTGACAGTACTTGTGTTGTCACTGCTATGAGCATTGCCAATAGCTGTGCCAATACTTATAGAAGTGACACGGTCACAAGTGATGGTATGCTCAGTGTTGGGAGGACCTTTGAATGTACTAAAGGAAGTATTAAGGGAGAGTCTCTAGAGAGTGCAAAAACGAGTGTCAGCCGGGCGAGTGATAGTAGTGGGCTTAGTGATGACAGTAATTGGAGCAACATTACTGGGAGTGCCAACAAGCCCCACAAAGGAAATGATCCTAGGTGGAAAGCTATTCTTGCTATTCGAGCTAGGGATGGGATATTGGGTATGAGTCATTTTAAATTACTTAAACGCCTTGGTTGTGGTGATATTGGCAGTGTATATCTTTCAGAACTTAGTGGAACCCGTTGTTATTTTGCAATGAAAGTAATGGACAAGGCATCCCTTGCAAGCAGGAAGAAGTTAACTAGAGCTCAGACAGAGAGGGAGATATTGCAACTCCTGGATCATCCATTTCTTCCAACGTTATATACACATTTCGAGACAGACAGATTCTCGTGTTTGGTCATGGAATATTGTCCAGGTGGAGATTTGCACACTCTGAGGCAACGACAACCCGGAAAACATTTCTCGGAGTATGCGTCAAG ATTCTATGCTGCGGAGGTTCTGTTGGCACTAGAGTATCTACACATGCTTGGAGTTGTCTACAGGGACCTAAAACCTGAAAATGTGCTTGTCCGTGATGATGGTCATATAATGCTGTCAGACTTTGACCTTTCCCTGAGATGTAGTGTTTcaccaactctaattcgaacaTTCGATTCTGATCCTTCAAAACGAGCAGCTGGGGGTGCATTCTGTGTCCAGCCGGCATGTATTGAGCCTTCATCAGCATGCATTCAGCCTGCTTGTTTCATACCCAGGCTCTTCCCTAAGAAAAGCAAGAAGACCGGGAAACCTAAAGCTGATCCTGGATTTATGAGTAATACACTTCCAGAGCTCATGGCTGAGCCTACTCAAGCTCGGTCTATGTCCTTTGTCGGAACCCATGAATACCTAGCTCCTGAAATCATTAAGGGAGAAGGCCATGGTAGTGCGGTTGATTGGTGGACATTTGGTATATTCCTGCATGAATTACTGTATGGTAAAACCCCTTTCAAAGGCTCAGGAAATCGGGCTACCTTGTTTAATGTGGTGGGGCAGCAACTTAAATTCCCTGAGGCACCATCAACTAGTTATGCCGGCCGTGATCTAATCAGGGGATTGCTTGTGAAGGAGCCACAACACCGGCTTGGGGTGAAAAGGGGTGCAACTGAGATCAAACAGCATCCCTTCTTTGAAGGCGTCAACTGGGCTCTTATTCGATGCAGCACTCCGCCAGAAGTACCAAGACCAATGGAACCTGAGCTGCCAGGGAAATTTGGGGCTGTTGATCCTATTAGTGTTGGAAGCAACAGCAAGAGGATTGTAGGGGCAGACGTGAAGTCTGGGGGTAAATATCTAGACTTTGAGTTCTTTTAG